One genomic segment of Streptomyces niveus includes these proteins:
- a CDS encoding MFS transporter — protein MPTEPVPPSTETTPPVPGAPPVSSIAGRAESARPGEGARGYRAVFRVREFRFVFGAHLLSLLGVVVTEISLTVLVYDLTGSPFLSALTFALGLLPYVFGGTLLAGVADRYPARRVLVVCDLVCAGCVAVMVAPGTPIAGLLALRCAVAAVAPVFTGTRMAALTDILGEGDLYVLGRSLLRIVSQSALLAGFAVGGLLLAVVPARGAIAITVVTFLCSATLLRFGTKDRPARLLKKEGGANLLRDSLDGARLVFVDRRIRALTLLFWIPAMFVVAPEALMAPYADRIGVGPAALGLMMCAMPVGHIAAELVAGSALSPRSRSRIVLPSAALGLLPLLVYAVTPGIGLALVALALSGVGAVYVIGLDQWFVEAVPEELRGRAMTLMTAGLMTVQGLGMALAGLAAEFVPVHQVVAGSGLIGTVCSVLLVYEVRRTGGSRNPGVGADRDMTTR, from the coding sequence ATGCCGACCGAACCAGTCCCCCCGTCGACCGAGACCACCCCGCCTGTGCCGGGCGCCCCACCGGTGTCCTCAATCGCCGGACGGGCTGAGTCGGCGCGCCCGGGTGAGGGGGCGCGGGGGTATCGCGCGGTGTTTCGGGTGCGGGAGTTCCGCTTTGTGTTTGGGGCGCATCTGTTGTCCCTCCTCGGGGTTGTCGTCACCGAGATCTCCCTCACCGTTCTCGTCTACGACCTCACCGGATCGCCCTTCCTCAGCGCCCTCACCTTCGCGCTCGGGCTGCTGCCCTACGTCTTCGGCGGGACGCTCCTCGCCGGGGTCGCCGACCGGTATCCGGCGCGGCGGGTGCTCGTCGTGTGCGATCTCGTCTGCGCCGGGTGCGTCGCCGTGATGGTGGCACCCGGGACACCCATCGCGGGGCTGCTCGCGCTGCGGTGCGCCGTCGCCGCCGTCGCGCCCGTCTTCACCGGGACCCGCATGGCGGCCCTCACCGACATCCTCGGGGAGGGCGATCTCTATGTCCTCGGCCGCTCCCTCCTACGGATCGTGTCGCAGAGCGCGCTCCTCGCCGGGTTCGCCGTCGGCGGCCTCCTCCTCGCCGTCGTACCCGCGCGCGGGGCGATCGCGATCACCGTCGTCACCTTCCTCTGCTCGGCCACGCTGCTGCGCTTCGGTACGAAGGACCGGCCGGCCCGTCTTCTCAAGAAGGAGGGCGGTGCGAATCTGCTGCGGGACTCGCTCGACGGCGCCCGCCTGGTCTTCGTCGACCGCCGGATCCGCGCGCTGACGCTGCTCTTCTGGATCCCCGCGATGTTCGTCGTCGCGCCGGAGGCGCTGATGGCGCCGTACGCCGACCGGATCGGCGTCGGCCCCGCCGCCCTCGGCCTGATGATGTGCGCGATGCCCGTCGGGCACATCGCGGCCGAACTCGTCGCGGGCTCCGCGCTCAGCCCCCGCTCACGCTCGCGGATCGTCCTCCCCTCCGCCGCCCTGGGGCTGCTGCCCCTGCTCGTCTACGCCGTCACCCCCGGTATCGGCCTGGCCCTGGTCGCCCTCGCCCTGTCCGGCGTCGGCGCCGTGTACGTGATCGGCCTCGACCAGTGGTTCGTCGAGGCGGTGCCGGAGGAACTCCGGGGCAGGGCCATGACGTTGATGACGGCCGGGCTGATGACGGTGCAGGGCCTCGGCATGGCGCTGGCCGGTCTCGCCGCCGAGTTCGTGCCCGTGCACCAGGTCGTCGCCGGGTCCGGCCTGATCGGAACCGTCTGTTCCGTCCTCCTCGTGTACGAGGTCCGCCGGACCGGCGGATCCCGTAATCCGGGAGTAGGGGCAGACCGCGATATGACCACTCGGTAA
- a CDS encoding ArsR/SmtB family transcription factor, with product MPFQLHFGEHDLLRCRFALSPLWETQEAVRTLSRPDRHGYHLPWLRRIRSAAAGIDLRRLWLLMPQIGHNPDFFCPPPESPVVSFAEEIALVRSTPIDFARRDLTLALAETPGAAESDLGREMLDDPARAVREIAGLLEQVWQRLIEPDWPRLRALLEADIAYHSRRLAEVGFGRLLGELSPRLVWADSTLTVLGTRGDHDRVLGGRGLVLVPSVFTWPEIIGAYEPPWQPAVIYPARGIGGLWTEAADRTPDALARLLGRVRADVLCALDEPAGTTALAHRLGLAPSSVSAHLSVLRDAGLLTSRRHSHQVLYERTPLGIALAVS from the coding sequence GTGCCGTTCCAGCTGCACTTCGGCGAGCACGACCTGCTGCGCTGCCGGTTCGCCCTGTCGCCGCTCTGGGAGACGCAGGAGGCCGTCCGCACCCTCTCGCGGCCCGACCGGCACGGGTATCACCTGCCATGGCTGCGGCGGATCAGAAGCGCCGCCGCCGGGATCGATCTGCGGCGGCTGTGGCTGCTGATGCCGCAGATCGGGCACAATCCCGACTTCTTCTGCCCACCGCCCGAGAGCCCCGTCGTCAGCTTCGCCGAGGAGATCGCGCTGGTGCGGTCGACGCCCATCGACTTCGCCCGCCGGGACCTGACCCTCGCGCTCGCCGAGACGCCCGGCGCCGCCGAGAGCGATCTCGGGCGCGAGATGCTGGACGATCCCGCGCGCGCGGTGCGGGAGATCGCCGGGCTGCTGGAGCAGGTCTGGCAGCGGTTGATCGAGCCCGACTGGCCCCGGCTGCGCGCGCTGCTCGAAGCCGACATCGCCTATCACTCGCGGCGGCTCGCCGAGGTCGGATTCGGCCGCCTGCTGGGCGAGTTGAGCCCCCGGCTGGTCTGGGCCGACTCCACCCTCACCGTCCTCGGCACGCGCGGCGACCACGACCGGGTCCTCGGCGGACGCGGTCTCGTCCTCGTACCGAGCGTCTTCACCTGGCCCGAGATCATCGGCGCGTACGAGCCGCCCTGGCAGCCCGCCGTGATCTATCCGGCGCGCGGCATCGGCGGCCTGTGGACGGAGGCGGCCGACCGTACGCCGGACGCCCTCGCCCGGCTGCTCGGCCGGGTCCGGGCCGATGTCCTGTGCGCGCTCGACGAACCCGCCGGCACCACCGCGCTCGCACACCGGCTGGGCCTCGCGCCCTCCTCCGTGTCCGCGCATCTGTCGGTGCTGCGTGACGCGGGCCTGCTGACGTCGCGGCGCCATTCGCACCAGGTGCTGTACGAGCGGACACCGCTCGGGATCGCGCTGGCGGTGTCGTAA
- a CDS encoding glycoside hydrolase family 6 protein, protein MSSRTPRRLSAAASASAAVLTLAPALAACSSGSDAPAPDRTGTPAVRGEAAPTGGSPFWVDPQSDAARQVEEWQAEGRTEDAKLLKRISERPVADWPSGDDPAPGIRRAVKGAAGARTVVLVAYNIPHRDCGLYSAGGARDGRAYLDWIDSFADAIGDARALVILEPDAVSHLVDGCTPAEHHAERNRLLADAIERLKEQPGTKVYLDAGNPNWIKEPEKIAEPLRTAGIAKADGFSLNVSNFETDSAVKTFGTRLSGLLDGAHFTIDTSRNGEGPLKDQGDESWCNPPGRSLGTPPTAETGDELIDAYLWIKRPGDSDGPCRGGPAAGTWWPDYALGLARRAGA, encoded by the coding sequence ATGTCCAGCCGCACACCACGCCGCCTCTCCGCCGCCGCCTCGGCCTCCGCCGCGGTGCTCACGCTCGCGCCGGCCCTCGCCGCCTGTTCGTCCGGCTCCGACGCCCCCGCACCCGACAGGACCGGCACTCCCGCCGTACGGGGCGAGGCCGCCCCCACCGGCGGCTCGCCGTTCTGGGTGGACCCGCAGAGCGACGCGGCGCGCCAGGTCGAGGAGTGGCAGGCCGAGGGCCGTACCGAGGACGCGAAGCTTCTCAAGCGGATCTCGGAGCGCCCCGTGGCCGACTGGCCCTCCGGCGACGACCCCGCCCCGGGAATCCGCAGGGCCGTCAAGGGCGCGGCGGGAGCGCGCACGGTGGTGCTCGTCGCGTACAACATCCCGCACCGCGACTGCGGCCTCTACTCGGCCGGCGGCGCCCGCGACGGGCGCGCCTACCTCGACTGGATCGACTCCTTCGCCGACGCGATCGGCGACGCCCGCGCCCTGGTGATCCTGGAGCCGGACGCCGTCTCCCACCTGGTGGACGGCTGCACCCCCGCCGAGCACCACGCCGAGCGCAACCGGCTCCTCGCGGACGCGATCGAGCGGCTGAAGGAGCAGCCGGGCACCAAGGTCTATCTGGACGCGGGCAATCCGAACTGGATCAAGGAACCGGAGAAGATCGCGGAGCCGCTGCGCACGGCCGGTATCGCCAAGGCGGACGGTTTCTCGCTCAACGTCTCCAACTTCGAGACGGACAGCGCCGTCAAGACCTTCGGCACCCGGCTGTCCGGCCTCCTCGACGGCGCCCACTTCACCATCGACACCAGCCGCAACGGCGAGGGCCCCCTGAAGGACCAGGGTGACGAGTCCTGGTGCAACCCGCCGGGCCGGTCGCTCGGAACCCCGCCGACCGCCGAGACCGGCGACGAGCTGATCGACGCGTACCTGTGGATCAAGCGGCCCGGTGACTCGGACGGCCCCTGCCGGGGCGGCCCGGCGGCCGGTACCTGGTGGCCGGACTACGCCCTCGGACTCGCCCGCCGCGCGGGCGCGTAA
- a CDS encoding galactose oxidase-like domain-containing protein, which produces MAYRPSRKFKKTLLGGGAVLVLMSLNAPAAISFAQEKYHAYKIAQPGYKARYGSWEVLDVPEEYRTNAIHAALLHTGKVLLIAGSGNSQEKFDAGTFETVLWDPADNSYRKIPTPEDFFCSGHSQLPDGRLLVAGGTARYEVLDGEVNRAGGGMRVKNENPDKERTFKKGTRFRSPSGVEYVSKFDVTVPKAKRDFKISYAESGRMLPWKTKVTAGEARVFVEAVEKGPRALTTEAAQYEIVGLKGKDAENHYGLAQKLTTEKQDFQGIKAAYEFDPVAERYIRVDPMKDARWYPTLVTLEDGRVLAVSGLDDVGAVLTGDNEIYDPRSKKWSKGPTRYFPTYPALFLTKGGKVFYSGSNAGYGPATAGRQPGLWDLDKNIFTKVDGLSRLDQTETSASLVLPPAQDQRVMVMGGGGVGESSRSTSRTAIVDLNEDSPVFRPGPDLPQGTRYLSSVIMPDDTVFTSGGSSDYRGRSASDILKAQFYDPRTNTFKKAADPTVGRNYHSEALLLPDGRVATFGSDPLFDDADNTKLGTFEQRVEIYTPPSLEGEREKARPVLEEGPTELDQNGRATFRTENSQRIEKARLMRPSAVTHSTDVEQRSIDLALTKRGGSVTVDVPSDPTLVPPGWYMLFVTDEAGVSSEAKWIQVKGE; this is translated from the coding sequence ATGGCCTACCGGCCCTCGCGCAAGTTCAAGAAGACGCTGCTCGGCGGTGGCGCCGTGCTGGTGCTCATGTCGCTGAACGCGCCGGCCGCCATCTCCTTCGCTCAGGAGAAGTACCACGCGTACAAGATCGCGCAGCCCGGCTACAAGGCGCGGTACGGCTCCTGGGAGGTGCTGGACGTCCCCGAGGAGTACCGCACCAACGCGATCCACGCCGCGCTGCTGCACACCGGCAAGGTGCTCCTCATCGCCGGATCCGGCAACAGCCAGGAGAAGTTCGACGCGGGCACCTTCGAGACCGTCCTGTGGGACCCGGCGGACAACTCCTACCGGAAGATCCCCACCCCCGAGGACTTCTTCTGCTCCGGGCACTCCCAACTGCCCGACGGGCGGCTGCTGGTGGCCGGCGGCACCGCGCGCTACGAGGTCCTCGACGGGGAGGTCAACCGCGCGGGCGGCGGCATGCGCGTCAAGAACGAGAACCCGGACAAGGAGCGGACCTTCAAGAAGGGCACCCGCTTCCGCTCGCCGTCCGGGGTCGAGTACGTGAGCAAGTTCGACGTCACCGTGCCCAAGGCGAAGCGGGACTTCAAGATCTCGTACGCCGAGAGCGGCCGGATGCTGCCGTGGAAGACGAAGGTCACGGCGGGGGAGGCGCGCGTCTTCGTGGAGGCGGTGGAGAAGGGGCCGCGGGCGCTGACGACCGAGGCGGCGCAGTACGAGATCGTCGGTCTCAAGGGCAAGGACGCGGAGAACCACTACGGCCTGGCGCAGAAGCTGACCACGGAGAAGCAGGACTTCCAGGGGATCAAGGCCGCGTACGAGTTCGATCCGGTCGCGGAGAGGTACATCCGGGTCGACCCGATGAAGGACGCCCGCTGGTACCCGACGCTGGTCACCCTGGAGGACGGCCGGGTGCTCGCCGTGTCGGGCCTGGACGACGTCGGCGCCGTACTGACCGGGGACAACGAGATCTACGACCCCAGGTCCAAGAAGTGGTCCAAGGGCCCGACGCGCTACTTCCCGACGTATCCCGCGCTCTTCCTCACCAAGGGCGGCAAGGTCTTCTACTCGGGCTCGAACGCGGGTTACGGGCCCGCCACGGCGGGCCGCCAGCCGGGTCTGTGGGACCTGGACAAGAACATCTTCACGAAGGTCGACGGGCTCAGCCGGCTCGACCAGACGGAGACCTCGGCCTCGCTGGTGCTGCCTCCCGCGCAGGACCAGCGGGTGATGGTCATGGGCGGCGGCGGGGTCGGCGAGTCGTCCAGGTCCACGTCCCGTACGGCGATCGTGGACCTGAACGAGGACAGCCCGGTGTTCCGGCCCGGTCCGGACCTGCCGCAGGGGACGCGCTATCTCAGCAGCGTGATCATGCCGGACGACACGGTCTTCACCAGCGGCGGTTCGTCCGACTACCGGGGGCGCAGCGCCAGCGACATCCTCAAGGCGCAGTTCTACGACCCGAGGACGAACACCTTCAAGAAGGCGGCCGATCCGACGGTCGGCCGCAACTACCACTCCGAGGCGCTGCTGCTGCCCGACGGGCGGGTCGCGACCTTCGGCTCCGACCCGCTCTTCGACGACGCCGACAACACGAAACTCGGCACCTTCGAGCAGCGCGTCGAGATCTACACGCCGCCCTCCTTGGAAGGCGAACGCGAGAAGGCGCGGCCGGTGCTGGAGGAGGGGCCGACGGAACTCGACCAGAACGGGCGCGCCACCTTCCGTACGGAGAACTCCCAGCGGATCGAGAAGGCGCGGCTGATGCGACCGAGCGCGGTCACGCACAGCACGGACGTGGAGCAGCGCTCGATCGACCTCGCCCTGACCAAGCGCGGCGGCTCGGTGACGGTGGACGTCCCGTCGGACCCGACGCTGGTGCCGCCCGGCTGGTACATGCTGTTCGTGACGGACGAGGCGGGGGTGTCGTCGGAGGCGAAGTGGATCCAGGTGAAGGGCGAGTAG